One Paracidovorax avenae ATCC 19860 genomic region harbors:
- a CDS encoding TRAFAC clade GTPase domain-containing protein — MSRQCSHPACLAPDELGCKVGEGSLQQCKFWQSSWDAQEQAAAAEPDDGARLPWTGNAMGAGDIGFLSGATRTRLVGVFGVAGSGKTSLLGAWYLLIGRGIGPTGISFAGSLTLEGWENIAGNLRWIGAHGPSFPPHTSSGSGRHPGLLHLHLQVDDGQHDLLFADAPGEWFSRWSVRREAEDAVGAAWLSGAADVLLVIADSEELAGQRLGPARASLQSLLRRVGAERRGRPVALVWTKCDVQVDEQMRTAVKNAADLALGTYETFSVSMRAAPGQEPYNRGQGLLELLDWVVRVGDATFPKKALLHPEQDLLQIVGGVRV, encoded by the coding sequence GTGAGCCGTCAGTGTTCGCATCCCGCGTGTCTTGCCCCGGATGAACTCGGCTGCAAGGTAGGTGAAGGCTCGCTGCAGCAGTGCAAGTTCTGGCAGAGCAGTTGGGACGCGCAGGAGCAAGCTGCGGCAGCTGAGCCTGATGATGGCGCACGACTTCCCTGGACGGGCAATGCCATGGGCGCTGGTGACATCGGATTTCTAAGTGGCGCGACCCGCACTCGGCTGGTGGGCGTCTTCGGAGTCGCTGGCAGCGGCAAGACATCTCTCCTGGGTGCGTGGTACTTGCTCATTGGCCGTGGCATCGGACCGACAGGCATCTCGTTCGCCGGCTCACTGACGCTCGAGGGTTGGGAAAACATCGCAGGCAATCTACGCTGGATCGGTGCCCATGGGCCGTCATTTCCACCGCACACATCCAGTGGCAGTGGACGGCACCCCGGGTTGCTGCACCTTCACTTGCAAGTAGACGATGGACAACATGACTTGCTCTTTGCCGACGCGCCTGGCGAGTGGTTCAGCCGATGGTCGGTGCGTCGCGAAGCAGAAGACGCCGTTGGTGCTGCTTGGCTCTCAGGCGCTGCAGACGTTCTCCTGGTAATTGCTGACTCCGAGGAGCTGGCGGGGCAACGGCTCGGGCCCGCGCGCGCGAGCCTACAAAGTCTTTTGCGAAGAGTTGGCGCGGAGCGACGTGGCCGCCCCGTGGCGCTGGTCTGGACCAAGTGCGACGTACAGGTTGACGAACAGATGCGCACGGCGGTGAAGAATGCGGCCGACTTGGCACTCGGCACGTACGAGACGTTCAGCGTGAGCATGCGCGCCGCGCCCGGACAAGAGCCGTACAACCGCGGCCAAGGGCTGCTGGAGCTTCTGGACTGGGTCGTCCGAGTTGGCGACGCCACGTTTCCGAAGAAGGCGTTGCTGCATCCGGAACAGGACCTTCTGCAAATCGTTGGAGGCGTCCGTGTCTGA
- a CDS encoding GTPase-associated system all-helical protein GASH, protein MGTSLLQEFLSSRLLDIGAEDSRLEKLENTCGELAMTYATAPQSALSPLLAAWDPSAGEDPSLLQIGSVLQGHWPTYRGAFTGEPLTLYRAVVLESVIRAMKLQGVLAVAVNLVAANILPQLKVGQESRILEILVGRADAITAERLKRAWPDQNSATNLAPLAVPPMNSLKKIDENAWFAQVAAAAGPSTNRGGVELSNANQHWPNQPTHWSYSFAERMAPILAEVHDRATASTLKVAGTAFKSLADAVTVKLNEFLAAEQARSNQREATSRLLWWRQSLYSETAEKPYRKLPAALVAWHMALDMSDLLPEVYPPALESLLFESVRAATGAQGDTELTLNELLQVNGTTSQLAQFGWLTEQQTTASRTLVVQALANAYAAGRPEAAKLGVDAELRMLPGDWAIWLLREIKALEALATPDAVEQLTEAAA, encoded by the coding sequence ATGGGGACAAGCCTGCTTCAAGAATTCCTGAGCTCGCGACTTTTAGATATTGGCGCCGAGGACTCTCGCCTTGAGAAGCTTGAAAACACCTGCGGCGAGCTTGCCATGACGTACGCCACCGCCCCCCAAAGTGCTCTCTCGCCACTCCTGGCGGCGTGGGACCCCAGTGCCGGCGAGGACCCATCGCTCCTGCAGATTGGTTCGGTGCTTCAAGGCCACTGGCCGACTTACCGAGGGGCCTTCACAGGGGAACCCCTGACGCTCTACCGCGCGGTGGTGCTGGAGTCGGTCATACGGGCGATGAAGTTGCAGGGCGTGCTTGCTGTAGCAGTGAATCTGGTTGCGGCAAACATCCTCCCCCAGCTGAAGGTCGGGCAGGAATCCCGCATTCTCGAAATCCTTGTTGGGCGCGCAGATGCCATCACTGCTGAGCGGCTCAAGCGGGCCTGGCCGGACCAGAACAGCGCGACCAATTTAGCGCCCCTGGCTGTCCCGCCTATGAACAGCCTGAAGAAGATTGACGAGAACGCGTGGTTCGCTCAGGTGGCCGCAGCTGCTGGACCTAGCACTAATCGAGGCGGTGTGGAACTCTCCAACGCAAATCAGCACTGGCCGAACCAGCCGACGCACTGGTCATATAGTTTTGCTGAGCGTATGGCGCCAATCTTGGCCGAGGTGCACGACCGTGCAACCGCGAGTACATTGAAAGTCGCTGGGACGGCTTTCAAGTCCTTGGCGGATGCTGTGACTGTCAAACTGAACGAGTTCCTGGCCGCAGAACAGGCGCGCAGCAACCAGCGCGAAGCGACCAGCCGCCTTCTGTGGTGGCGCCAGAGTCTCTACTCGGAAACGGCGGAGAAGCCGTATCGCAAGCTGCCCGCGGCGCTCGTTGCTTGGCACATGGCGCTGGACATGTCCGATCTGCTGCCTGAGGTGTATCCGCCGGCTCTCGAGTCGCTCTTGTTCGAGTCGGTCCGCGCTGCAACGGGAGCCCAGGGTGATACTGAACTCACTCTGAATGAACTGCTTCAGGTGAATGGCACGACCTCGCAACTGGCGCAGTTCGGATGGCTAACCGAGCAACAGACAACCGCTTCGAGGACCTTAGTCGTTCAGGCGCTGGCGAACGCCTACGCCGCAGGAAGGCCGGAGGCGGCCAAGCTCGGGGTAGACGCTGAGCTCAGGATGCTGCCGGGCGACTGGGCGATTTGGCTGCTGCGCGAAATCAAAGCGCTCGAGGCGCTTGCGACACCGGATGCAGTCGAGCAGCTCACGGAGGCGGCCGCGTGA
- a CDS encoding trypsin-like peptidase domain-containing protein has translation MKRFWLLFSQAVTVFVAAYFVVATLQPDWIRRGATRSSAGISLIEAPPAPSSQPVAGSFSAAVRKAAPAVVSINTSKAVRNPRSNDPWFQFFFGDQGAQQTQTGLGSGVIVSPDGYILTNNHVVEGADEIEVTLADSRRTRATVIGTDPDTDLAILKVDLDKLPAMVLGNSDQLSVGDQVLAIGNPFGVGQTVTSGIVSALGRSQLGINTFENFIQTDAAINPGNSGGALVDINGNLMGINTAIYSRSGGSMGIGFAIPVSTAKLVLDGIVKDGQVTRGWIGVEPNELSPELAATFGVRATEGVIITGVLQDGPAARAGIRPGDVIVRVGDKPTDNVSALLSAVAALKPGEPAAFQLQRGDAQLELNVVPGTRPQQRGQRR, from the coding sequence ATGAAGCGCTTCTGGCTGCTGTTCTCCCAGGCCGTGACCGTGTTCGTCGCCGCCTACTTCGTCGTCGCCACCCTGCAACCGGACTGGATCCGGCGCGGCGCCACGCGCAGCAGCGCCGGCATTTCGCTCATCGAGGCGCCGCCCGCCCCCTCCTCCCAGCCCGTGGCCGGCAGCTTCAGCGCCGCGGTGCGCAAGGCGGCCCCGGCCGTCGTCAGCATCAACACGAGCAAGGCCGTGCGCAACCCGCGCAGCAACGACCCCTGGTTCCAGTTCTTCTTCGGCGACCAGGGCGCACAGCAGACGCAGACCGGCCTGGGCAGCGGCGTGATCGTCAGCCCGGACGGCTACATCCTCACCAACAACCACGTCGTGGAAGGCGCGGACGAGATCGAGGTCACCCTGGCCGACAGCCGCCGCACCCGCGCCACCGTGATCGGCACCGACCCGGACACCGACCTCGCCATCCTGAAGGTGGACCTCGACAAGCTGCCCGCCATGGTGTTGGGCAACTCCGACCAGCTCTCCGTGGGCGACCAGGTGCTGGCCATCGGCAACCCCTTCGGCGTCGGCCAGACCGTCACCAGCGGCATCGTCAGCGCCCTGGGCCGCAGCCAGCTGGGCATCAATACCTTCGAGAACTTCATCCAGACCGACGCCGCCATCAACCCCGGCAACTCCGGCGGCGCGCTGGTGGACATCAACGGCAACCTGATGGGCATCAACACCGCCATCTACTCCCGCTCCGGCGGCAGCATGGGCATCGGCTTCGCCATCCCCGTCTCCACCGCCAAGCTGGTGCTCGACGGCATCGTCAAGGACGGCCAGGTCACCCGCGGCTGGATCGGCGTGGAGCCCAACGAACTCTCGCCCGAACTCGCCGCCACCTTCGGCGTGCGCGCCACCGAGGGCGTCATCATCACCGGCGTCCTGCAGGACGGCCCCGCCGCCCGCGCCGGCATCCGCCCCGGCGACGTGATCGTGCGCGTCGGCGATAAGCCCACCGACAACGTCTCCGCCCTGCTCAGCGCCGTCGCGGCCCTGAAGCCGGGCGAGCCGGCGGCGTTCCAGCTGCAGCGGGGGGATGCGCAACTGGAGTTGAATGTGGTGCCGGGGACGCGGCCGCAGCAGAGGGGGCAGCGGCGGTGA